The Drosophila innubila isolate TH190305 chromosome 2R unlocalized genomic scaffold, UK_Dinn_1.0 1_C_2R, whole genome shotgun sequence DNA window GCAGTTCAGTTTTGCCAAATAAGCAGTACACAAGCAGTGCTCAACGCTAAAAAAGTAAGCGCCATCTGACGACAGGCAGTAACACATTTAAAACCACTGCACttcaatttgcaaaaattgtgACACCtcgtaaattcaattaaattaattataaaattaacaattttaaaaatttagcaaAAGAATGACAACGATAAAAGtgcaaacaatatttttgcgTTTCTTTAACTTTAGAAACCAAagcatttagtttatttatataaaataattgcaatatttaCACGGTACATGTTTTTTGAATTCGTTTAAGCGACAGTATAATtgagtaattaaataataatttctaagTCTTAGAAAATGTCTAATTATACAGTATATAAGTTGTATGGCTATAGCATATAATTATTAAGCTAAAGTAATATaatttgtggtttttgttttgttttctggtcatgagtaaaataaaattttgtactaaaaatcattgaaatggaaaatggattAGGAGCGATGACAtggataaaatataaatggaatACAAATAATTGATGTATtgattatatacaaaaaaatcgaataaaacgctaaaaactaaaaaaaatcagatGAATAACTCTCAGACGCTGGGGAGGGGAGTGTGGATGTGAGgggtttaataattaaataaattcaaacgaGCAGGAGAAAAGGTGGCCCCAACTTAGTAGATCTTGGGCAGTATATAGTAGCGCACCTGGGTGCAGTAGCGATGCCAGGAGGAGTGATAGCGTCCCTGGTTGCGGGCATTGGTCCGCGTGGCACGATGCAGGAGTACAAGGACCAGGAGCAGCAGGCAGAGCAATGGCGGCCAGGCTGGGCGCAGGAACATGGGCGCACCCAAAGCACACAGAGCCAAGATATCGCCCAGGTAATTGGGTTGACGCAGATGACCCCACAGTCCGCTCAACAGCAGGCGACTGCCCTGGTAGGTGTGAATGGTCTCGATGTTGGCAAAGATGGGATTCTGTGAGTTCAAACGGTACTTGTACTTGTAGGCGCAGCTGTAACGCTTCACGGCGAGTCCAATCAGGAGCAGCAACATGGCTGCATAGGGAGCAAAGCAGCAGCTGATGGGCACACGCTGCTCATAGAAGTACTTGCTCACGGAGCTCAGCAAATAGGGCGTGGCAGCATAGCGCAGGAGGAGCAGACAGCCATATCCCTCATGCTGCAGCTCAAAGGAGCAGCTCAAATGGTGCTCAAAGAGCAGTGCATCCAGTACATAGATGAGCAGTGAAGTGGCTGCCAGCAGTGTGCCAGCATCGTAGTTGAGATTGTTCCAATAATAGCGCATCAGATAGACGTATCCCTCCTGGGCCTGTGGCCATTGGGGCCACTGCAGCGTCTGGTAGATGTAGCAGGCGGCAAACAACAGAGTGCTGACCAGGGAGAGGCGATAGTAGTACTGCTTCCAGTCGACACGTCCCAGCCACTTGGGATTCAGCTGACGACCCAGGGCAAAGTCCACCACAAAGTTGCCACTGCGTCCATAATCATTGGCCAGCGTCTGGCGTAATACGTTATATTTGGTGGTATCCACACGCCAGTAGCTCCACGAAGCGGCAACAAATGCACTCATCAGTCCATAGATGCAGAAGCGTAGATAATGACGCAGCACAAAGCTCACAACCGGATACTTGAGATACTCGGCTATTCCGCCGGCCAACAACAAAGTCACGCACACTCCCAGGCCATTGAATTTGTATGTCTCACGCGTGAGATGGACACGTCGTCCGGGCAGCAATGCCACCAGCAGGAACACCACAAACTGATAGGCCGTAAAGGCGCCGACGACGTGCGTCTGGAACACCTGACGCGCCAGATAGTTCCAATCCAGCAGAGCCGTCAGATTGGCCCGCTTAAATTGGCATGCATTGCGAGCCGTGCAGCTCCAGGTGAGATAGTAGACCACAAAGGGAATCCccaagagcagcaacaatgcTCCCGGCCAGCCACCGAACTCTCTGGGTGTCTGCAGTTTACGGCAGACATTGGCCAACACTGGAGTGCCAGTTACCGACTGGCGAGTGACATTGAAACTGCGGAATTGATCATTatcctcatcctcctcctcgATATCCTCCTCGCCGGTGGAGTAACTGCGCTTCGAGCTCTTCTCATCGTCGTAAACGGATCGCGAAACGGAACGACTATAACGACTGCCTGCATCCTCTGTATTCGGAGTGGGCGTGCCCGCCATATTCGAGAAGGTCTTGGACACAGATCGACGCAGACGATCCGTCAAGCGTTTGCGTATGGATTCCGTGTCCACCTCATCGCCAGTGCCTCCCTCGGAGCGGATCTCAATGcgctgtgtggttgttgtgctgctgctgaaggttctgctgctgttggcgctGTTCACCGAGGATGTGGCCATCGATTGGCTGGGAGCACTTGTCGAGGTATTCGTGGTCAGTGTCAGTGGAAAGCTGCTCGAGTTTCGCACGTTGAATGATCTCTAAAATGGGGAAAAAGTCAATGtagaaattaacaatttagaaaattcgctattttaaatattataactattcttaaattaaataagatatCATATTACTtccttaaaataatattaaccaGTATCTGTATAATGAAATTTCGATAATTGTATtaatcagggaatcaaaccgaaacaatgtcgttttataataagtattacatcaaaataaataactagactagagaaaaaaaaattaaatatttcgagatttaaaactttgcagaatgaatttagagtccaaatcatgatcaaaatgtcattccgcttgaaattcggcttagttttgatcaagttatgacagtttgaagttggtcagacttcggagttagtcactttacaagtcaaaattttatccaattcttcatgattttttacaaaaaaatgaaaggtctaagaatcaagtttaaagtgttgttttatactaattacgatataaggagttgattaaaagtgaaaacttgagatttaaaattttgaattttcaaaatttcaaaggggggacccttaccatcgaaatcgaatcttggtcgaaaataattaaattttctaaatgaacaaaatttgaatgcagaatgaatttagagtccaaatcatgatcaaaatgacattccacttgaaaatcggttcagttttgatcaagttatgacagtttgaagttggtcagacttcggagttagtcactttacaagtcaattcTACATATTGAGATATCATCTACATATGTTTAAACTTAAGTacgttttaatatttctttacaTATTAACAAACATATTTATCAGCTTTGAAGtgttttctttgtattttgattAGTTTATTTATGCTTCAAGTGGAATTTTGTGCAATAATCGTTGTAATGCAATAtcgtttattatttacatcatcataataatgcaattttcttttctcttttattaATAGGATAATATTTGTGAAAacaggcaaaacaaaaaaaaaaaacagtttttcaaaaaaatatgacaactagtcgttaattaatatttacaaagaaGTATTATTAACTCATATGTAAACTACATTTTCTATATCAACAAAACTATtgtgaatatataaaaatattattttatatcataCAATATTTTAGTTACTTAAACGTAACTAGTTgataacattttcaataaactTTATCTATTAAAAGATATGGTTTCTATTCAAGTGGCAAGAGCTGTAGCTCTGCTTTGAACTCGATTCACCTTCTAcacaaatgtttatatttctCGCTGAAATTCGAAAAAACTCTCTCGGGTGTATATTAAGTTAGCTCGAAGCGGATCTGATAAGAGCAAAGTTAGAATATTCAAGAGATAACAACaatatttgattataattaatatgacAGACTCAACAGGCAATCTAGAAAACCGGTTGATAAGCcaacacatacatgcacaatcgctcacacaaacacgcacacatacatagataatCAAAGAGAACCTGCACCAACCTCATTAACTTCCTTGATTGGCGTCGGTAGCTTAATGGTGGCCTTGAGAggcgctgccgctgccgctgtggGTTGCCCGGCAGCGGACCGCGGTCTGCTGGAGCGACGGGTGCGCGGACCGGACTCCAGTAGGGGTGGCTCGGGTGGCGCCACCACCGGCGCTTTGTTGCGCGACGGTGAAGCACGTGTGCGAGTCgtggtggcggcggcggcaggGGGAGCTGTGCTGGAGGCGGACCTTTtggtctgtgtctgtgtgggtGCAGCGGCGGGGACGGGGGCAACTGGTGCAACATCGTCCGCACGACGCGGGCGTCTCATCGAGCGTCGATCCATTGCAGTTATCTATATGCAAGTAGCCTTTACTGTGCTGCAAgtaagtatatgtatacagaaaaatttatttatatattatatacacatattaattgaaaagcgcgctatattttatttatagtctGTGCCAAACTCACGCACACAagcaaacatacacacacacacacacaaactatTTGTATTTACACTTTCCCGCCCTCTCGTAGACgggctacaacaacaacagcaattttcAGCTGGCACACAAAAAACGGCGCGTACTGTACccggcgacgtcgacgtcgacagcgcaGTCAGCAGCGAGTACTGTTGTCTTTCTGTTATGCACTTACAAttaaactgcaactgcaattgaatTCGTTTAatgttctttgtttttttttattattatatcaataatttgttcaacttttgttaaattagTCACAAAATCATTGCTTGttttagcatattttaaaaaaggacGCTGGCCGATTCGACTGAATGCTGCAgaaattttgttgtaaatgCGCAAATGCCGCGCTCGGAGCGCGTTAACAGTTTGGTGCTGCCACCCGGCTCAAGAAATTGGTCCCAGTAAAAAGTTCAGGTCTGGCAAGTCGTTCCGGATCTCAAAATGGTCCAAGCGCgcagcttaaaaattaatttgtttttagttcatttaggaataatttgtaataaattaataattaaataaacattttttattcaaaatccGGTTTTctgcaaacattttcaaaattctatcTTAAAAATGTAGCGAAATTATCCAAAAGATAATTGTTGAAAGAATGcacttaaatgaaaaatgatcTAAATCAGTTTGCTCGGCTTGAGAACGTTTAAATAAACGGCAACCTTTTTCTTCTGACAGGTGGCAACATgcgcaaaacacacacacacactaagaAAAACTCTAATGCAAAACAAGAACAAGGCAACAAAAGGCAGGAAACGAGAagcataaagaaaaaaaaattaaaaatatatacggAAATTGAGAAGCGTTTTTCTGTcagtttataaaatgtaagtaGTACACACGTATCAAAAAAATCCTCGAcgaacaaacagcaacaatgttgTGCAATATCGGCATAAATTGCAAGTGAATTTATAACTGTTATGACAACGTCTCTCCTTTAAATTGTTCTATTAAATTCTTGTGGCCAAAAACAACATCAGTGCCGCAGTCCCCCCACCTCTGCAGCCCCTCAGCcaccgacgacgacgacggaaGGAAAAGGAGGATAAGCTTAAGTTGAAATGGCACAATCTCCCACACCAATGTTCAATGGGCTGGACGATGATCTTTACAACGATGCAAAATATGCGCATGAGATCAACGACAAGATGCGAGTGCCAAAGCGTATAAAGGCGACCGGGGAGTTCTCCGACGAGGATCTGTTGCTATCGAATCAGAATGGTTTGATCAACTCGTGGAACTATCATGATAAGATCGATATGAATGTGCCCGATCGCATTGTGGTCCTGGGACATAATCAGCATCTGGAGACGCGTTCAGCACCGCGTGAAATCCTCTTGGAGAACTCCATATTGCCCAAGAATCCATCGAATGGCTTCATGCGCGTCCAGACGCCGCCTCGCGTCATCACACTCACCGATCATCATTTTCCATCAGCCTCCGAGGAGAGCACACCACTCAAGCCCAACGGCAGCTTCTATGGCAATGATCTGGATGGGGATGTCGACGATGACTATGATGAGAATCGGGCCACGCAATATGTGCGCTCCAATGGAAATGTCCGCATGGGTTTCCACAATGGCAACGATGCCAACTCTGTGGAATCGGATTCACAGGTGAGAAAACTTGTAAATCATTAAATTCGAATTGATTTCAGTATTCAAGTGCATCTGTCTATCTATTCTGCATctgatatttaataattataattcagattaataataattcaaaggCGGAATCCCTAAATCCATTGTTACCTCACAATTCATTGTCTATCAATTTCATGACGATCGCCACACATTTCACGAGTCCACTTTATTCGATTCGTAATCTTCTAGAGTTCatttcattatcatcatcattattataatcagCACATGTGTTAATGCAGCTAATGACGAAATGTGAGTGCTGCCAATGCTAAGAAACTTACACACACTCTGCAAAACTTGGCGAccacatttcaattatttatttatatttatattgtcgAGATTAATGAACTGCTGACGACAGCTAATCATCTggaatttaaactttaaagctaTATTTAGTTTGGTTTAATACGTGAAGCAGTAAAGGATTTTATCTACAGTTAGTGGAGTAATTGCTTGGACAAAATACACATATttgagaataaaaaaaaaatatacatacatcacatagctgccataaaaacaaacagagtATCTaagcacagggtatcctattgtcgagcgtgctcgaatgttaccgcccacttgtttattttgttatagttgatttatttattcaacagagtcaaaattttaaatttgtatccctaatttaattaaatgttatacaattttaatctgTGTcctaaattaacaaatacattgttcaatttaatataaagtaTTAATTATAAGATACATTAGGtttggctattttttttttaaaaagaaacaagtaTGTGCATTTTTTCCCTTTTCGTAATTATTGTCGTTTACACCTTCAAAATTGAGTCTCCTATTcttaaagcatatatatatacaaattatggcTATTTTGCTGTCATACGCCTAAAGAACTCTCGATTAGTAACgacagtttattttttatgatttctgTATAATCTTTATTTCCATATAACACTAACTTGCACTTGTTTTTTATGTCGCAAATTTTATTCGCTAGTCACTGGAGTACGCCATGTCCTGGCCATGATTCACAGCATCCTTAACGGGTTGCCTGTAAGACGAGCGATCAAGCGGTTCCTTGGGAGTCTTGGCAAAGGCACGACACTTCCAGATGTCCACCTCTGTGGACAGACACTTGCGAAAATCGTAGTCGCACATGCCCAGTTTGTACACATCCTCGGTGGGCTCAAAGTAATGCAAACCGCGTCCGATCTTAATGACAATGCCGGAGCTGAGCACAATCTTGCGATCATGCAGAGCTTCGTCCAATTGGAAGTTCATGTGAATGTTGCCAGTGGCCAGATCAGCACGTATCTGCTGAAGTATATGCATCTGATTCTTGGCTAGAACTGGATCCGGTCGCGTTGTCAACCGTATGTACTTCAGATAGCGACAGTTTTTAACAAGAACTTCGAAGAAGTTAAGCAGATTCTTGAATTGATGCAGCTCGCAGAGATGTGGCTCATTCACATGAGCCTCCTTTACACTGTCATTTAGATAGGAACCAAACAGTCGCTGATAGCTGCGACCACGTGAATCCCGCTCAATGGTGATGTGATCCAGCATCTTGCTGGACTGTAGGTGACTCTTGACCTGATCCCTCAATTGCTTCGCTCGCGATTCGTACATCTTTATGTACTTGAGGCATAGCTGCTGCTTGTTGGGATCTGTGTTGTGCATTTGACCAAGTTTATAGATGCTCTCCTCGTAAAGTAATATGGCCTCCATAACGTGACCCGATTGCTCGCACTTGAGCGCATTACTAATCGACTCCAACTTCGGTAGCTCATCTTCATCAAAAAAGTTCGCCTGAGACATCTTTTAGTTTAATTCAACTTTGATAACTCCTGAATTTTGTGTCGCtgaaaatttgtattgaaaattGATAGACGAAATGTCTTGTGTACTAAGTTCCCTTTAATTCTTTGCttagtttttacttttcgatTTTATACCCTTTACAGAGAGTCCtgtgattttttcacaaaatatgTAGTAGGAACTTTGGGTTGATTATAGTTATTTCAACGCAATTTCgggaacccaaaccttggtttttggaggtttgcagccttgatttatTCTGAACGAAAATAGAGTAtcttttttccatatttatgATGCTTAACACAATCTAACAAAATATAGcaacataaacatatacacTTTTGCTGAATTGTCAAATTCCAGTTAGTAAaaacctatttttttttctaaataaattatatttatataattattactcTAAGCCATGGTCTATCAGAACTTTTCTGTGAGTTGCTCTCCTTTTGATAACGctcaaattttaatgttgagATGTGCTCTTTCTAATCCTTAGCTCACCACGGGCAGTGCGAGCAAACGCTCCCAGcagatgcagcagcagcagaacaaTCTGGACGCATCGATGATCAGCCATCGGGATGGGACGCCCATGGGAGAGTTGACGCCACATGAGGAGATACTTTATCTGCGCCGGCAGCTGGCAAAACTTAATCGACGTGTGCTCAACATTGAGATCAATAATGAGCAGAGAATGCAACGTGAGAAGATTGTCTACTGTTTGGGATTGGCGTACTTTGTGCTGAAGACCATCTTTTGGCTGAATCGCAACTAGAGCTGAGGGAATGAGGTCAGGACTCGACCTGATGGTGCTTCTTCTTCGTTTGTTTCCttgctgcacacacacacacactgacaccaTTTACATCCCCATAcaattttatgtttcttttttttttgatttgatttgtgaATGGTTTTGAGAGAgacatgtttattttttttttcatttgccatATTTGTTGTAAGAACTGTAATTAAATAAGCACAACTTCTTTTTGTTTGTCCGTCGTGGAAaccaaaacattaattttatatttgtcaaaTTGTAAAATCATTTTTCTACTTATGCATATAACAGTCCATGCatgctttatttatatattcaggAATCCCCCGAAATTCtgttcaaattgttaaacttaaactttgtgtgtgtattcatGCTGAACCAATCCAAAGCACAGCACTGAAAAAATGATCTTAATCTAACAgcgcattatttttaaattgaatttcaaaactGATCTGAATTCTTGTGTGCTTTTGTTGAACGTTAGTTTTAGCCTTAACATTGTTAACGATAATCCCATGGAACGATTATTGAtcccaacaataaataatcataaataacGGTATTTCTATGCAAAATCCCATACGATCtagataaaataattaacccatacatatatctaaagaaattttatggATATGTTTTGAAACTAATCCTTCAGCAACAGATGAAATCATTTAGTGTTAGTGATcgattattattgaattaattatggtatttaaaaacaataaataagaaaatatttaaaatgtttgtttttctacaaaataatgaaataaattcgaAATCTTCCCATTTTTAGAAACAGAATAACGCATTGCGACATTTTTaacgcatttaaaaaatgtattttatttttatttatttctcatattggaattaaattatataggTATTAATTAAGACTACTGATTAAATGCAATACATCTTCTGAATTATATCTCGCAACATCTTAAGGGATTAACAAAGATGTTTCTCTACAGTTCAATTATTACGAAAAACCTGAGCGAAATTTCGTTcgtttttta harbors:
- the LOC117783907 gene encoding MIT domain-containing protein 1, which codes for MSQANFFDEDELPKLESISNALKCEQSGHVMEAILLYEESIYKLGQMHNTDPNKQQLCLKYIKMYESRAKQLRDQVKSHLQSSKMLDHITIERDSRGRSYQRLFGSYLNDSVKEAHVNEPHLCELHQFKNLLNFFEVLVKNCRYLKYIRLTTRPDPVLAKNQMHILQQIRADLATGNIHMNFQLDEALHDRKIVLSSGIVIKIGRGLHYFEPTEDVYKLGMCDYDFRKCLSTEVDIWKCRAFAKTPKEPLDRSSYRQPVKDAVNHGQDMAYSSD
- the LOC117785394 gene encoding lamin-B receptor — translated: MDRRSMRRPRRADDVAPVAPVPAAAPTQTQTKRSASSTAPPAAAATTTRTRASPSRNKAPVVAPPEPPLLESGPRTRRSSRPRSAAGQPTAAAAAPLKATIKLPTPIKEVNERSFNVRNSSSFPLTLTTNTSTSAPSQSMATSSVNSANSSRTFSSSTTTTQRIEIRSEGGTGDEVDTESIRKRLTDRLRRSVSKTFSNMAGTPTPNTEDAGSRYSRSVSRSVYDDEKSSKRSYSTGEEDIEEEDEDNDQFRSFNVTRQSVTGTPVLANVCRKLQTPREFGGWPGALLLLLGIPFVVYYLTWSCTARNACQFKRANLTALLDWNYLARQVFQTHVVGAFTAYQFVVFLLVALLPGRRVHLTRETYKFNGLGVCVTLLLAGGIAEYLKYPVVSFVLRHYLRFCIYGLMSAFVAASWSYWRVDTTKYNVLRQTLANDYGRSGNFVVDFALGRQLNPKWLGRVDWKQYYYRLSLVSTLLFAACYIYQTLQWPQWPQAQEGYVYLMRYYWNNLNYDAGTLLAATSLLIYVLDALLFEHHLSCSFELQHEGYGCLLLLRYAATPYLLSSVSKYFYEQRVPISCCFAPYAAMLLLLIGLAVKRYSCAYKYKYRLNSQNPIFANIETIHTYQGSRLLLSGLWGHLRQPNYLGDILALCALGAPMFLRPAWPPLLCLLLLVLVLLHRATRTNARNQGRYHSSWHRYCTQVRYYILPKIY
- the LOC117783906 gene encoding transport and Golgi organization protein 11, whose translation is MAQSPTPMFNGLDDDLYNDAKYAHEINDKMRVPKRIKATGEFSDEDLLLSNQNGLINSWNYHDKIDMNVPDRIVVLGHNQHLETRSAPREILLENSILPKNPSNGFMRVQTPPRVITLTDHHFPSASEESTPLKPNGSFYGNDLDGDVDDDYDENRATQYVRSNGNVRMGFHNGNDANSVESDSQLTTGSASKRSQQMQQQQNNLDASMISHRDGTPMGELTPHEEILYLRRQLAKLNRRVLNIEINNEQRMQREKIVYCLGLAYFVLKTIFWLNRN